From Nonlabens sp. Ci31, the proteins below share one genomic window:
- the tatA gene encoding twin-arginine translocase TatA/TatE family subunit, translating into MITNFFLAMPGMWSIILIVVVVLLLFGGKKIPELMRGLGGGIKEFKDASKEDDNKKEDSKNLNK; encoded by the coding sequence ATGATAACAAATTTCTTTTTGGCAATGCCAGGTATGTGGAGTATCATCCTTATAGTGGTTGTGGTTTTACTTCTTTTCGGAGGTAAAAAAATACCAGAATTGATGCGCGGCCTAGGTGGCGGAATCAAAGAATTTAAAGATGCCTCAAAAGAGGATGATAATAAAAAAGAGGATTCTAAAAATCTGAACAAATAG
- a CDS encoding IS4 family transposase, giving the protein MNKSTHFSGHPIIKQLLNLIPRHIISRTADSFDSERYYKTCKTHEHLVSMLYAALSGVSSLRELSTVMLPCEGKLSHLGLESFPRRSTLSDANANITSEVFASIYYSLLDKYGRFLSDSSSLRLPVKHLRIVDSSTISLFSDILKGVGRNPINGRKKGGIKMHTMINALEDVPCLVRFSSAATHDHTFLRELDLKKGSFVVFDKAYTDYRQFFEWTQQDIYFVTRQKENASYKNLEEFDPQHNTPNNILRDEIITVEKNGQIIELRRVAYWDDGKKNL; this is encoded by the coding sequence ATGAATAAAAGTACTCACTTTAGCGGACACCCCATAATCAAGCAGTTGTTAAATCTGATTCCCAGACACATTATTAGTCGGACAGCCGATTCATTTGATAGTGAGCGCTACTATAAAACGTGCAAGACCCACGAGCACCTGGTCTCCATGCTTTATGCTGCTCTAAGTGGTGTTAGTTCACTTCGGGAGCTATCTACCGTGATGCTGCCCTGCGAGGGAAAGCTCAGCCACCTTGGACTGGAGAGCTTCCCCAGGCGAAGTACCCTTTCCGATGCCAATGCAAATATAACCAGTGAGGTGTTTGCCTCCATCTATTATTCCCTTTTGGATAAATACGGCAGGTTTTTATCGGACAGCAGTTCCCTGCGTCTTCCCGTAAAGCATCTAAGGATTGTTGATTCAAGCACCATCAGCCTATTCAGTGATATTTTAAAGGGCGTTGGGCGCAACCCGATCAACGGTAGGAAGAAGGGCGGCATCAAGATGCATACAATGATAAATGCCCTAGAGGACGTTCCTTGTCTGGTTCGCTTCAGTAGCGCGGCAACGCACGACCACACCTTTCTCAGGGAGCTCGACCTGAAGAAGGGCTCGTTTGTAGTCTTTGATAAGGCCTATACCGATTACAGACAGTTTTTTGAGTGGACACAGCAGGATATCTACTTTGTTACCCGCCAAAAAGAAAATGCTTCCTACAAAAACCTGGAAGAGTTCGATCCACAACATAATACACCGAACAATATACTTAGGGATGAGATCATTACCGTGGAGAAGAATGGTCAGATAATAGAGCTCAGGCGCGTAGCATACTGGGATGACGGCAAAAAAAATCTATAG
- a CDS encoding transposase, protein MTAKKIYSFISNNFLLSPDKICDIYKHRWQIETMFKRLKQNFPLKYFLGDNQNAIEIQIWCGLIIQLLMLVVQKRTKRRWAYSNMVSMIRLHLMSYINMFSFMENPTQKWDYLTTKPPDIQLTMF, encoded by the coding sequence ATGACGGCAAAAAAAATCTATAGTTTTATATCCAACAACTTCCTATTGAGCCCAGATAAAATATGTGATATCTATAAGCACAGATGGCAGATAGAGACCATGTTCAAGCGCCTCAAACAGAACTTCCCCCTAAAGTATTTTCTTGGGGACAACCAGAATGCCATTGAGATACAGATATGGTGCGGACTCATTATCCAACTACTCATGCTTGTGGTGCAGAAGAGAACCAAAAGAAGATGGGCATACTCAAATATGGTTTCCATGATCAGGCTACACCTGATGAGCTACATAAATATGTTCAGCTTCATGGAAAACCCTACTCAAAAGTGGGATTATCTGACCACCAAACCACCCGATATACAGCTAACAATGTTCTGA
- a CDS encoding DUF4837 family protein, translating into MNKLYAILAICLAFISCNDQAIVVQDSAGRLNDILVVIENNDWDGPLGDTIRKEFARPLDGIVREEPIFTLNHVKPAAFKGMLKKSRNYLFVKKSDSSGVSVKKDVYANPQLGIVVRGKNKKEIAQVISENADNMIAIFNQGEVERKQYLMDKVALNTDRLTERFGFEIVIPRAYHFATYNGEIDNDFFWLRRNISEGTMDLMIYEVDRNRIKRSDSTVMDIVKVRDSIGEIKILTDGGPFQTEPAFSPYLNESQIDGKFAFETKGTWEVKNMFMAGPFVNYAIYNKEKDNWLIIEGYVSAPSSKQRNYLFEIEAILKSVHFLEVKEE; encoded by the coding sequence ATGAATAAATTATACGCAATTCTCGCCATATGTCTGGCTTTTATAAGTTGCAATGATCAAGCGATTGTTGTTCAAGATAGTGCAGGAAGACTCAACGATATACTAGTAGTTATAGAAAATAACGATTGGGATGGACCATTAGGTGATACGATTAGAAAAGAGTTTGCCAGACCCCTAGACGGTATCGTAAGAGAAGAGCCCATATTTACACTCAATCATGTAAAACCTGCAGCTTTTAAAGGAATGCTTAAAAAGTCACGTAATTATTTGTTCGTAAAAAAGTCAGATAGCAGCGGGGTGAGTGTTAAGAAGGATGTGTACGCAAACCCGCAGTTGGGAATTGTGGTAAGAGGTAAAAATAAAAAAGAAATAGCTCAAGTTATTTCAGAAAATGCAGATAACATGATTGCTATTTTTAATCAAGGAGAAGTGGAGCGCAAGCAATACCTTATGGATAAAGTAGCCTTAAATACCGATAGGCTAACAGAGCGTTTTGGTTTTGAAATCGTCATTCCTCGAGCATATCATTTTGCCACATATAATGGAGAGATTGATAATGATTTTTTCTGGTTGCGTAGAAATATAAGTGAAGGCACTATGGATTTGATGATTTATGAAGTAGATCGCAATAGAATTAAGCGCAGTGACAGTACTGTGATGGATATTGTAAAGGTGCGAGATTCTATAGGAGAAATTAAAATCTTAACAGATGGTGGCCCATTCCAGACAGAGCCTGCTTTTTCACCATATCTTAACGAAAGTCAGATCGATGGAAAGTTTGCCTTTGAAACTAAGGGAACTTGGGAAGTAAAAAATATGTTTATGGCAGGACCATTTGTCAACTATGCGATTTACAATAAAGAAAAAGACAACTGGTTGATCATAGAAGGTTATGTAAGCGCACCAAGCAGCAAGCAGCGCAATTACCTCTTTGAAATAGAAGCTATTTTAAAAAGTGTTCATTTTTTGGAGGTTAAGGAGGAGTAA
- a CDS encoding lytic transglycosylase domain-containing protein gives MNKYLLFFLFSFLFFLSKAQVKHDSTNTLEKVTDRKELKKQQTEKDSLELGTKMVREIPVQEIAVDTAVTGEPLKRYPEADDFDEKLLNELYNNDLYDYMYNELVQMDYSETVKQTLPTDTLKARLAAINETTPFQIDYNPVLEKLINKKLSYQRVYMERLMTLSDYYFPLFEPYLDQYDIPLEMKYLAVVESALDPRIKSRVGATGLWQFMFTTGRSFDLEVNSYVDERMDPIKSTQAACKFMRSLYNIYGDWDLVLAAYNSGPGNVNKAIRRSGGYKNYWNIRPYLPRETAGYVPAFQAMMYLFKYAPEHGFQPQQTLYKTIATDTISIKRMISLEHVAQFTDQDLEVIQFHNPSYKLDIIPVVDGRSYNLRLPIRDAAKFVSNEDAVYAFAKAEFEKIEKPIPELLKAESRTVYRVKTGDYLGKIANRYGVRVSQIKRWNSLRSNNLRIGQRLYIHSRNPATSSSSESTEAPSTYQIKSGDSLWKIANKYGISIASIRKMNPTISDDLKIGATLKLK, from the coding sequence ATGAACAAATACCTTCTCTTTTTTCTTTTCTCTTTCCTGTTTTTTCTGTCAAAGGCGCAAGTAAAGCATGACTCTACAAATACTCTAGAAAAAGTAACTGATCGTAAAGAGCTTAAAAAGCAGCAAACGGAAAAGGATTCGTTAGAATTAGGAACGAAGATGGTCAGAGAAATACCTGTCCAAGAAATAGCAGTGGATACCGCTGTGACTGGTGAGCCTTTAAAGAGGTATCCAGAGGCAGACGATTTTGACGAAAAATTACTTAATGAACTGTACAACAATGATTTATACGATTATATGTATAATGAATTGGTACAAATGGATTATAGTGAAACCGTAAAACAAACACTTCCCACTGACACGCTTAAAGCACGACTAGCTGCTATAAATGAAACCACACCTTTTCAGATAGATTACAATCCAGTACTGGAAAAGCTGATCAATAAAAAGCTCAGTTACCAACGGGTATATATGGAGCGGTTGATGACATTGAGTGATTATTATTTCCCATTATTTGAGCCTTATCTCGATCAGTATGATATACCCCTAGAGATGAAATACTTGGCAGTTGTAGAAAGTGCTTTAGACCCGCGTATCAAGAGTCGAGTAGGAGCTACAGGATTGTGGCAATTTATGTTTACTACAGGTCGTAGTTTTGATCTGGAAGTAAATTCATATGTAGATGAGCGCATGGATCCTATAAAATCTACCCAAGCAGCTTGTAAATTTATGCGCAGTTTGTACAATATCTATGGAGATTGGGACTTGGTGCTGGCAGCTTATAATTCTGGCCCAGGAAATGTGAATAAAGCGATACGTCGCAGTGGTGGTTATAAAAATTACTGGAACATCAGGCCTTATCTTCCACGAGAAACGGCTGGTTATGTCCCTGCTTTTCAGGCGATGATGTATCTGTTTAAATATGCGCCAGAGCATGGATTCCAGCCACAACAGACCTTATATAAAACTATTGCTACCGACACCATTAGTATTAAAAGAATGATTTCTTTAGAACACGTCGCTCAGTTTACGGATCAGGATCTGGAAGTGATTCAATTTCATAATCCCTCTTATAAGTTGGATATTATCCCGGTAGTTGATGGCAGAAGTTACAATTTGAGATTGCCTATAAGGGACGCGGCAAAATTTGTTAGTAATGAAGATGCGGTGTACGCTTTCGCGAAAGCGGAATTTGAAAAAATAGAAAAACCAATACCAGAACTTCTCAAAGCAGAAAGCCGAACGGTATATCGAGTTAAAACCGGAGATTACCTAGGTAAAATAGCCAACAGATACGGAGTGAGAGTAAGCCAGATCAAACGATGGAATAGTTTAAGGAGTAATAATTTACGTATTGGACAAAGGCTGTACATCCACTCTAGAAATCCAGCAACTAGCTCGAGTTCAGAGTCTACCGAAGCACCCTCTACTTATCAAATAAAAAGCGGTGATAGCTTATGGAAAATAGCCAATAAATATGGCATATCTATTGCTAGCATACGCAAAATGAACCCTACCATCTCAGATGACCTTAAAATAGGGGCCACTTTAAAATTAAAGTAA
- a CDS encoding phosphoglycerate kinase — MTIDQINLDNKKALIRVDFNVPLDENFKVTDATRIEAAKDTIIYVLEQGGSVILMSHLGRPKNKEEEFSLRHVVEKASDILGVQVKFVEDCKGELAQKAAHDLEPGEVLLLENLRYYKEETAGNTAFAKALSQLGDVYINDAFGTAHRAHASTAIIAQFFKEKCFGMLMNREIESLDRVLKTPERPLVAILGGAKVSSKITVIENILTKVDDLIIAGGMAYTFIKAQDGKIGDSLVEDNKQKLALEIIAKAKETNTNIHLPVDVIIANSFSELASIDKSAIDEIPDGWMGLDIGEKSRENFHNVLQGAKTILWNGPAGVFEMEPFAKGTVALGKSVAMATKNGAFSLVGGGDSVAAVKQFGFDNQVSYVSTGGGAMLEMLEGKVLPGIAAMKK; from the coding sequence ATGACTATAGACCAGATTAATTTAGACAATAAGAAAGCGTTGATTAGAGTAGATTTTAACGTACCACTAGACGAGAACTTTAAGGTAACTGATGCGACTAGAATTGAGGCTGCAAAAGACACTATTATTTATGTTTTAGAACAGGGTGGTTCGGTGATTTTAATGTCGCATCTAGGTCGTCCTAAGAATAAAGAAGAAGAATTTTCACTGCGCCATGTAGTAGAGAAGGCTAGCGATATTTTAGGGGTACAGGTAAAGTTTGTAGAAGATTGCAAAGGGGAGCTTGCTCAAAAGGCAGCACATGATCTGGAGCCAGGGGAAGTACTATTATTAGAGAACCTTAGGTATTATAAAGAGGAGACTGCTGGAAATACCGCTTTCGCGAAAGCATTATCACAATTAGGAGACGTCTACATCAATGATGCATTTGGGACTGCTCACAGGGCTCATGCGAGTACGGCAATAATTGCCCAATTCTTTAAAGAAAAATGTTTTGGGATGCTCATGAATCGCGAGATCGAAAGTCTTGACAGAGTTTTGAAAACTCCCGAAAGACCGCTAGTAGCGATTTTAGGAGGGGCAAAGGTATCCTCTAAAATTACCGTAATAGAGAACATATTAACTAAAGTAGATGATCTGATCATCGCTGGCGGAATGGCTTATACGTTTATTAAAGCCCAGGATGGAAAAATAGGAGATTCTTTAGTAGAAGATAATAAACAAAAACTAGCCTTAGAAATTATTGCTAAAGCTAAGGAGACCAATACCAACATACATTTACCAGTAGACGTGATCATAGCAAACTCTTTTTCAGAATTGGCATCTATTGATAAATCTGCTATTGATGAAATTCCAGATGGCTGGATGGGTCTTGATATAGGAGAAAAATCTCGTGAAAACTTCCACAACGTACTTCAAGGCGCTAAAACCATTCTATGGAATGGTCCAGCAGGAGTTTTTGAAATGGAACCTTTTGCAAAAGGGACCGTCGCTTTAGGTAAATCTGTCGCAATGGCAACAAAAAACGGTGCCTTCTCGTTAGTAGGTGGTGGAGATTCTGTAGCTGCAGTAAAGCAATTTGGTTTTGATAACCAAGTAAGTTATGTTTCTACTGGTGGTGGTGCAATGCTAGAAATGCTAGAGGGAAAAGTACTTCCTGGTATTGCTGCAATGAAGAAGTAG
- a CDS encoding ATP-binding protein — MQYQDVLGLEHIKKHLQSTVQNDRIAHAQLLVGPTGSGVLPLAVAYARHILCAASNESCHAQVNNLAHPDLHFSFPMPSSVGSSTTKTTSDMFLKEWRTFLLSNPYGSLPDWYKAIDIEKKNAEIRVAEAQLIMKKLSLKSYEGGFKVVIIWGADKMNTEAANKLLKLIEEPPAKTIILLVAESEDRIINTIKSRCQIISVPKLHAAVIAQGLQKNLQLTESQSSIVSRQADGDYRKAVQFSQNSAEELQFEQWFVEWVRTAFVAKTKMTAINDLIEWAQNIAAVNRETQIRFLMYSMEFFRQAMLKNYKAETAVYLSPQSGFDLSKFAPFVDGNRMIKIQNQLQEAIYHIERNANGKIVLTDLSIGMTRILHSK, encoded by the coding sequence ATGCAATATCAAGACGTTTTAGGACTAGAACACATCAAAAAGCACCTGCAATCTACGGTGCAAAACGATCGTATAGCTCATGCTCAGTTATTAGTCGGTCCTACTGGGAGTGGCGTTTTACCTCTTGCTGTTGCTTATGCGAGACATATTTTATGTGCTGCTTCTAATGAAAGCTGTCATGCACAAGTCAATAACCTCGCCCATCCAGATTTACACTTTTCTTTTCCCATGCCATCCTCTGTTGGAAGCAGCACTACCAAGACAACTTCAGACATGTTTTTAAAGGAATGGCGTACTTTTTTACTTTCTAACCCTTATGGAAGCTTACCAGACTGGTATAAAGCCATCGATATAGAAAAAAAGAATGCTGAAATACGCGTAGCAGAAGCGCAACTCATCATGAAAAAGCTAAGCTTAAAATCTTATGAAGGAGGTTTTAAAGTGGTCATCATTTGGGGTGCTGATAAAATGAATACCGAAGCCGCAAACAAACTGCTCAAGCTAATAGAAGAACCTCCTGCAAAGACTATTATCCTGCTTGTTGCCGAATCTGAGGATCGAATTATCAATACCATCAAATCCAGGTGTCAAATTATCAGTGTTCCTAAACTCCATGCTGCTGTCATTGCTCAAGGACTACAAAAAAATCTTCAATTAACTGAAAGTCAAAGCTCTATAGTTTCAAGACAAGCAGATGGAGATTACAGAAAAGCCGTACAGTTTTCACAAAATAGCGCTGAAGAACTGCAATTTGAGCAGTGGTTTGTAGAATGGGTACGAACAGCTTTTGTAGCAAAAACAAAAATGACTGCCATAAACGATCTTATCGAATGGGCTCAAAACATAGCCGCAGTAAACCGAGAAACGCAGATACGTTTCCTTATGTATAGTATGGAATTCTTTAGACAGGCCATGTTGAAAAACTACAAAGCAGAAACCGCAGTATATCTATCTCCTCAAAGCGGTTTTGACCTAAGTAAATTTGCCCCTTTTGTAGACGGAAATAGAATGATAAAAATACAAAATCAACTTCAAGAAGCCATTTATCATATCGAACGTAATGCTAATGGCAAGATTGTTCTTACTGATTTGAGTATAGGAATGACGCGTATCCTACATTCTAAATAA
- a CDS encoding class I SAM-dependent methyltransferase — protein sequence MKQLMDLNFSKHFLTLNDYFLTQEEFELYRDPHTELIKTIPQPKELDKYYESKDYLSHDDSSTSFFAQCYNFAKGLNLKSKTSLIKKFTLTGRVLDIGAGVGDLIGALQDCGIESVGFEPSEKARQVALEKGIDLKPTLEHFEINSFELISMYHVLEHVPDVEKQKEKILQLLQPKGVLILALPNYESYDAKFYGKYWAGYDVPRHLFHFNKKAVRSLFEKDFEIIKMKPMWLDSFYVSILSSRYKKSPFPFLLGMFIGLLSNLTAIVTKEPSSITYILKKRF from the coding sequence GTGAAACAATTAATGGATTTGAATTTCTCAAAACACTTTCTCACACTCAATGATTATTTTCTGACTCAGGAAGAGTTTGAGTTGTATAGGGATCCACATACAGAATTGATAAAAACTATTCCTCAACCAAAGGAGTTAGATAAATATTATGAAAGCAAAGATTATCTTTCTCATGATGATTCTTCAACATCCTTTTTTGCACAATGTTATAATTTTGCTAAGGGCCTTAATTTAAAATCAAAGACTTCTTTAATTAAGAAATTTACTTTAACAGGAAGAGTGTTGGATATAGGTGCCGGGGTAGGAGATCTGATTGGAGCATTACAAGATTGCGGAATTGAAAGTGTAGGTTTTGAACCTAGTGAAAAAGCAAGGCAGGTAGCCTTAGAAAAAGGAATCGATTTAAAACCGACCTTGGAACATTTTGAAATAAATAGTTTTGAGCTTATTTCTATGTATCATGTATTAGAACATGTTCCAGATGTAGAAAAGCAGAAAGAAAAAATACTTCAGTTGTTACAACCAAAAGGTGTTTTGATTTTAGCCTTACCTAATTACGAATCCTATGATGCTAAGTTTTATGGAAAGTATTGGGCCGGTTATGATGTGCCTAGACATTTATTTCACTTTAATAAAAAAGCGGTAAGAAGTCTATTTGAAAAGGATTTTGAAATCATAAAAATGAAACCCATGTGGCTGGACAGTTTTTATGTTTCGATTTTATCATCTAGATATAAAAAATCACCTTTCCCTTTTCTTTTAGGAATGTTCATTGGGTTGCTCTCTAATTTAACGGCAATTGTTACTAAAGAGCCCAGTTCCATCACTTACATACTAAAAAAGCGCTTTTAA
- the mnmG gene encoding tRNA uridine-5-carboxymethylaminomethyl(34) synthesis enzyme MnmG, which translates to MFDKEYDVIVVGAGHAGSEAAAVAANMGSRTLLVTMNLETIGQMSCNPAMGGIAKGQIVREIDALGGLSGIVSDKSAIQFKMLNQSKGPAMWSPRTQNDRMRFSEEWRMQLEAIPLLDFYQEMVLGLIIEGEKVVGVRTSLGIEIRSKAVVLTNGTFLNGLIHIGDKNFGGGRAGERASTGITAQLVELGFESGRMKTGTPPRVDGRSLDYSKMEPQPGDQFTSKFSYSNLTSSLKHQRDCHMTYTSPEVHNLLREGFDRSPMFNGRIKSVGPRYCPSIEDKIDRFATKDRHQIFVEPEGWNTCEVYVNGFSTSLPEDIQFKALRSVVGFEKVKFFRPGYAIEYDYFPPTQLKHTLETKLISNLYFAGQINGTTGYEEAASQGLMAGINAVRKIRDEESFILQRDEAYIGVLVDDLITKGTDEPYRMFTSRAEYRTLLRQDNADLRLTPRAVELGIVTEEALSRVEHKANESEKMVQFLRDTSYDYKEMNALLELKGSKVVTQNDKLFKVFSRPQINLEDIKTISQVKAYLEENELDDDILEQVEVHVKYAGYISKEKDNADKLHRLENVKIPSNYDFKSIKSLSYEAREKLTKIQPVTVSQASRISGVSPSDISVLLVHMGR; encoded by the coding sequence ATGTTTGATAAGGAATACGACGTAATAGTAGTAGGTGCTGGACACGCTGGGAGTGAAGCAGCGGCAGTCGCAGCTAACATGGGATCCAGAACTTTACTGGTTACTATGAATTTAGAAACCATAGGACAAATGTCCTGTAATCCTGCTATGGGAGGAATTGCAAAAGGACAAATTGTTAGAGAAATAGATGCGTTAGGTGGATTGAGCGGTATCGTTTCTGATAAAAGTGCGATTCAATTTAAGATGCTTAATCAATCTAAGGGTCCTGCGATGTGGTCTCCAAGAACACAAAACGATCGCATGCGTTTTTCGGAAGAATGGAGAATGCAGTTGGAGGCAATTCCGCTTCTGGATTTTTATCAGGAAATGGTTCTTGGATTAATTATCGAAGGTGAAAAAGTAGTAGGGGTGCGCACTTCTTTGGGTATTGAAATTAGATCTAAAGCTGTGGTGCTAACTAATGGTACATTTCTCAATGGATTGATCCATATAGGGGACAAAAACTTTGGTGGAGGACGAGCAGGAGAAAGAGCCTCTACTGGTATCACTGCACAGTTGGTAGAATTAGGGTTTGAGTCGGGAAGGATGAAAACAGGGACACCACCAAGAGTTGATGGAAGGTCATTAGATTATTCTAAAATGGAACCTCAACCTGGTGATCAATTTACTTCAAAGTTTAGTTACAGCAATTTGACCAGTTCGTTAAAACATCAACGGGATTGTCATATGACCTATACGAGTCCGGAGGTACATAATTTACTAAGAGAAGGCTTTGATCGTTCTCCTATGTTTAATGGCAGAATCAAATCTGTAGGCCCTAGGTACTGTCCAAGTATAGAGGATAAAATAGATCGTTTTGCCACTAAAGACAGGCATCAAATCTTTGTAGAACCAGAAGGTTGGAATACTTGTGAGGTGTATGTAAATGGTTTCAGCACTTCGTTACCTGAAGATATTCAGTTTAAAGCATTGCGTAGTGTTGTAGGATTTGAGAAAGTCAAGTTTTTCAGACCTGGGTATGCCATTGAGTATGATTATTTTCCCCCTACACAATTAAAGCATACACTAGAAACGAAGTTGATCAGCAACTTGTATTTTGCTGGACAGATTAACGGTACTACAGGTTATGAAGAAGCAGCATCTCAAGGTTTAATGGCCGGCATAAATGCGGTACGTAAAATTAGAGATGAAGAATCTTTTATACTTCAAAGAGATGAAGCCTATATAGGCGTACTTGTAGATGATTTAATAACAAAAGGAACAGATGAGCCATATAGAATGTTTACGTCACGTGCTGAATATCGAACTCTATTAAGACAAGATAATGCTGATTTAAGATTGACACCTAGGGCGGTGGAGTTGGGGATCGTCACCGAGGAGGCTTTGAGCCGAGTAGAGCATAAAGCAAATGAATCAGAAAAAATGGTTCAGTTTTTACGTGATACCAGCTATGATTATAAGGAAATGAATGCTTTACTCGAGTTAAAAGGAAGTAAAGTAGTTACTCAAAATGACAAGTTGTTTAAAGTCTTTTCTCGTCCTCAGATCAATCTGGAAGATATTAAAACTATTTCTCAGGTGAAGGCGTATTTAGAAGAGAACGAATTAGATGATGATATTTTAGAACAAGTAGAGGTACATGTGAAGTACGCAGGATATATTTCAAAGGAAAAAGACAATGCAGATAAACTCCACAGATTAGAAAATGTAAAGATTCCGTCTAATTATGATTTTAAAAGTATCAAATCACTTTCTTATGAAGCTAGAGAAAAACTAACTAAAATACAACCCGTGACGGTTTCGCAAGCCAGTCGTATCTCTGGTGTTTCGCCAAGTGATATCTCTGTACTATTAGTACACATGGGCCGATAG
- the ybeY gene encoding rRNA maturation RNase YbeY — protein sequence MIELNYQNDFEHLDELIHTKWLEQIAVTESKTIGEISYVFCSDEFLLSINQDYLNHDTFTDIITFDYCEEGLINGEIYISTDRVKENASSFGVSLTNELLRVMAHGLLHLCGYGDKSEAEAQLMRDKENEKIGMFHVKQ from the coding sequence ATGATTGAATTAAATTATCAGAATGATTTTGAACATTTGGACGAGTTGATTCATACCAAATGGCTGGAGCAAATAGCGGTGACCGAATCAAAAACTATAGGAGAAATTTCCTATGTTTTTTGTTCTGATGAGTTTTTGTTAAGTATCAATCAGGATTATTTAAATCATGATACCTTTACGGACATCATCACTTTTGATTATTGCGAAGAGGGATTAATTAATGGTGAAATATACATCAGTACCGATAGGGTTAAGGAGAATGCCAGTAGTTTTGGTGTGAGCCTAACAAACGAATTACTCAGAGTAATGGCACATGGTCTCTTACACCTTTGTGGTTATGGAGACAAGTCGGAGGCTGAAGCGCAATTGATGCGTGATAAGGAAAATGAAAAAATCGGTATGTTTCACGTGAAACAATAA